Proteins from one Impatiens glandulifera chromosome 2, dImpGla2.1, whole genome shotgun sequence genomic window:
- the LOC124924523 gene encoding uncharacterized protein LOC124924523 — protein sequence MTQVDFEEIRQKGTPAAKRVIDRVTEAGLEYFLGSPHVLYKEAVEEFFNTATLSGDKITATVCGTEFELTEESVAESLRLPTAGQDAAADIELSTFEAACQILSATKEPIKVSGNKATLRPEYIPICDIFTKAVQARGGNYNSLTKAKIGMLVGLIEGTKVNWAKEVFNNLKDMRKQPALGSTGGRKKKSGKKSAPAKEKAGSKGKEKIVFSEPPSQTEEEESASTSGRTESEKTDDERPNDEGLSGLSPDNTGTGENPENDEADVEGSEEEEEEDQTKADTIARRLLEVITLRAEKVGDIYREWHEYRFTKLYKHILPGFTEEECFKRMKEIEDIVMSLTNAKTIHKALGRTVIIRPRAQLQKLTVRIRKIKERYEEETLEDTLTPLVLERLEKAREELEEEIERLEVMYRQREIPHSPAPRIDKGQTHGATPPRANPVINEINEGTETPFTAQQQAEQIGASELGITEERVKFLLREFADSAVRPLEERMTRTVNLALRFANNTRHTLLMADDRISQVEADYRVSVLEKKNAGLKDRNEKLEADLKALTAQVDELIKAKMNADVAVVEANEKAAKKVQDALNEETRLAKEPPQLTEEEIAERERRVMAKYPGLAESVAAQAAKDAERLDNERQRLEGFASAHKKQKEAPSSSVPAKRKRKSSKKVQVAELLNEVTDAVIESQPDQATHTEEEDEVHLERRPTRQRVSRPDKKKRTEDIMARFNLFDSE from the exons AtgactcaagtggatttcgaggaaatccgacagaagGGTACGCCTGCAGCAAAGAGAGTAATTGACCGGGTAACCGAAGCCGGTCTGGAGTATTTTCTCGGCAGTCCCCATGTCCTATATAAAGAGGCGGTTGAAGAAtttttcaacaccgcaactctTTCGGGCGACAAaatcaccgcgactgtatgcggtACTGAATTCGAGCTAACCGAGGAATCGGTTGCAGagagcctgcgccttccaacaGCCGGCCAAGATGCAGCGGCGGATATAGAGCTATCAACATTCGAAGCAGCTTGCCAGATACTCTCAGCGACTAAGGAACCgataaaagtatccggtaaCAAAGCGACACTGCGACCGGAGTACATACCGatttgtgatatcttcacaaaggcgGTTCAGGCAAGAGGAGGAAACTACAACAGCCTCACCAAGGCCAAAATCGGGATGCTAGTCGGCCTGATAGAAGGCACAAAAGTGAACTGGGCAAAGGAAGTATTCAACAACTTAaaggatatg AGGAAGCAACCGGCACTCggctccacaggtggccgaaagaagaaatccGGCAAGAAATCGGCACCGGCAAAAGAAAAGGCCGGAAGCAAGGGCAAGGAGAAGATAGTCTTCTCGGAACCGCCATCACAAACAGAGGAGGAAGAGTCGGCTTCCACATCTGGACGAACCGAATCTGAGAAAACCGATGATGAAAGACCGAACGATGAAGGGCTCTCGGGTCTAAGTCCCGATAATACCGGAACGGGCGAAAATCCTGAAAACGATGAGGCCGATGTAGAAGGCagtgaagaggaggaggaggaggaccaGACGAAGGCCGATACTATAGCGCGCCGACTCCTCGAGGTCATTACACTACGAGCTGAAAAAGTTGGCGAtatataccgggaatggcacgagtaTCGGTTCACCAAACTTTATAAACACATTTTACCGGGCTTCACCGAAGAAGAATGCTTCAAAAGGATGAAGGAAATCGAGGACATAGTCATGAGCCTCACAAACGCGAAAACCATTCACAAAGCCTTGGGCCGAACCGTCATCATAAGACCGCGAGCCCAGCTACAGAAGCTAACCGTACGGATCCGGAAGATTAAGGAACGGTACGAAGAGGAAACATTGGAGGATACCTTAACACCCTTGGTGTTAGAAAGACTTGAGAAAGCGAGAGAAGAACTCGAGgaagaaatagagcggctggagGTGATGTACAGACAACGAGAAATACCGCACTCTCCAGCTCCTCGGATCGATAAGGGTCAAACTCACGGTGCAACACCTCCAAGGGCAAATCCGGTAATAAACGAAATCAATGAAGGGACGGAGACTCCTTTTACAGCGCAACAACAAGCTGAACAAATCGGGGCTTCAGAACTGGGAATCacagaagaaagggtcaagTTCCTCCTTCGAGAATTTGCAGACTCAGCGGTTCGCCCACTAGAGGAGAGGATGACAAGAACCGTAAACCTGGCACTCCGGTTCGCCAACAATACAAGGCATACTTTGTTAATGGCAGATGACCGGATCTCACAAGTCGAAGCTGACTACCG GGTCTCGGTactggaaaagaagaatgcaGGTCTTAAAGACCGCAACGAAAAACTAGAGGCAGACCTCAAGGCTCTTACTGCACAAGTTGACGAATTGATCAAGGCCAAGATGAATGCGGATGTTGCGGTTGTGGAAGCAAATGAAAAAGCGGCCAAGAAGGTCCAGGATGCACTGAACGAAGAGACAAGATTAGCAAAGGAACCACCACAACTGACCGAAGAAGAAATAGCCGAACGCGAACGAAGGGTGATGGCTAAGTATCCGGGACTTGCAGAATCAGTAGCCGCTCAAGCTGCAAAGGATGCTGagcggttagataatgaaagaCAAAGGCTTGAGGGATTTGCATCCGCTCACAAGAAGCAAAAGGAGGCCCCTTCatcttcggttccggcaaaaAGGAAACGGAAATCATCGAAGAAGGTTCAAGTGGCCGAGCTGCTGAATGAGGTCACTGACGCGGTTATAGAAAGTCAACCGGATCAGGCTACTCACacggaagaagaagatgaagtgcACCTAGAGCGGCGGCCTACAAGACAGCGAGTCTCAAGACCGGATAAGAAAAAGCGGACCGAGGATATAATGGCCAGATTCAACCTCTTcgactcagaatag